In Candidatus Limnocylindrales bacterium, a single window of DNA contains:
- a CDS encoding EthD domain-containing protein, which translates to MIKLVYCIRRREAVPSAEFHRYWLHEHGPLVASLAGDLSAVRYVQSHTVAPDLNEMLRQSRGLKAPYDGITEVWWKDEDSFRAALASEQGQAAARALIEDEARFIDLARSRVFLTREHEIF; encoded by the coding sequence ATGATCAAGCTCGTCTACTGCATCCGCCGCCGCGAGGCCGTGCCATCGGCCGAATTCCACCGCTACTGGCTGCATGAGCATGGCCCGCTGGTGGCGAGCCTGGCCGGCGATCTCTCCGCCGTCCGCTACGTGCAGAGCCACACCGTCGCACCCGATCTCAATGAGATGCTGCGTCAGTCGCGCGGCCTGAAGGCGCCCTACGACGGCATCACCGAGGTGTGGTGGAAGGACGAGGACAGCTTTCGCGCGGCGCTGGCCAGCGAGCAGGGGCAGGCGGCGGCGCGGGCGCTGATCGAGGACGAAGCGCGCTTCATCGACCTTGCCCGCTCTCGCGTTTTCCTGACCCGGGAGCACGAGATCTTCTGA
- a CDS encoding MMPL family transporter, with amino-acid sequence MTGNLEDRIAAAAAGWVARIERSPKRALALILAATGAAAAYAALTLGVDADPRSLISEDLPFQVRQRELINTFHTLGDGFLVVIDADSPVAAGHAAEALAERLAQRKDLFTQVDVPGGGPFYARNALLYLSLDQIDDLTTRLSQVQPFVATLERDPSIAGVADLLRDALAAQRKGTPVGLELPVALDRVATAVQATIDRRPAPDPWGTALLGSTLPAEARQRVVALRGKLDFGTLLNAGPHVDAIRTTAVELGLTPERGYRVRITGEPVLNYEELIAIATQNVVVGVTSFLLFSITVAFAFRSFRITLALVSGLVVGLAWSNGFAALAIGHLNQISAVANVLIIGLGGELQIHVCMRYRELIASGVGRSRALRETAESMAPSLFSSACTTAIGFFIFLLTDFTGVAQLGVIAGCGMFFSFASAFTMVPAVLSLGGEPSPRPPRKTAVSLTNLAHLPLRYAGPIRIAAVAAALASLLTLPFIRFNYNLLDLRDPATESVQTFEDLLARPGSTPWIIDVVTPSLAEARVLASRIAQLEEVAAVRTIDDYVPAQQEEKLETLQTAEFFLLPEGTAPQSRSVEEQRQALQKLAEEAERTSREAKDAALAGAAQRLHQTLTRFLTTLEAEASPAAALAGLHANLVGSLPEQLRDLRLLLKPQRVVVEDLPANLASELVAPSGQARIQVFARDDLSDSAALERFVDRVREVAPQATGSAVWQVEWGRATWHAMVLALSIGIVLMIAFLVVLWRSVWDTILAFFPLALAMLLTCASLVVLGHPFNFGNVIVLPMLVGMGVDNGIHLVHRHRTRPDEIDVLASSTARAVFFSALTTILTFGSLGFSSHRGSASIGQLLALGVFWTLVCYVVVLPAVLEWDDRRRLARKA; translated from the coding sequence ATGACCGGCAACCTCGAGGATCGCATTGCGGCCGCAGCCGCCGGCTGGGTCGCACGCATCGAGCGCAGCCCGAAGCGGGCGCTCGCGCTGATCCTGGCCGCGACGGGGGCCGCGGCGGCCTATGCGGCGCTGACGCTCGGCGTGGACGCCGACCCGCGAAGCCTGATTTCCGAGGACCTTCCCTTCCAGGTCCGCCAGCGCGAACTGATCAACACCTTCCATACGCTTGGCGACGGCTTTCTGGTCGTGATCGACGCCGACAGTCCCGTCGCCGCCGGGCACGCCGCCGAGGCGCTGGCCGAGCGACTGGCGCAGCGCAAGGACCTGTTCACGCAGGTGGATGTCCCGGGCGGCGGGCCGTTCTACGCGCGCAACGCGCTCTTGTACCTGAGCCTCGACCAGATCGACGACCTGACCACGCGCCTGAGCCAGGTGCAGCCGTTCGTGGCCACGCTCGAGCGCGACCCGAGCATCGCCGGCGTCGCCGATCTGCTGCGCGACGCGCTGGCGGCGCAGCGCAAGGGAACGCCGGTCGGTCTCGAGCTCCCGGTGGCGCTCGACCGTGTCGCCACCGCGGTGCAGGCGACGATCGACCGGCGACCGGCGCCGGATCCGTGGGGCACCGCGCTGCTCGGCAGCACGCTGCCTGCCGAAGCGCGCCAGCGCGTGGTCGCCCTGCGCGGCAAGCTCGACTTCGGAACCCTGCTCAACGCCGGGCCGCACGTCGATGCCATTCGCACGACCGCGGTGGAGCTGGGGCTGACGCCGGAACGCGGCTACCGAGTGCGCATCACCGGCGAGCCGGTGCTCAACTACGAGGAGCTGATCGCGATCGCGACGCAGAACGTCGTGGTCGGCGTCACCTCGTTCCTGCTGTTCTCGATCACGGTCGCTTTCGCGTTCCGCTCCTTCCGCATCACGCTGGCTCTCGTTTCGGGGCTGGTGGTGGGCCTGGCGTGGAGCAACGGCTTCGCGGCGCTGGCAATCGGCCACCTCAACCAGATCTCGGCGGTCGCCAACGTCCTCATCATCGGCCTCGGCGGCGAGCTGCAGATTCACGTCTGCATGCGCTACCGCGAGCTGATCGCCTCGGGCGTCGGGCGCAGCCGCGCCCTGCGCGAGACCGCCGAAAGCATGGCGCCCTCGCTGTTCTCGAGCGCATGCACGACCGCCATCGGCTTCTTCATCTTCCTTCTCACCGACTTCACCGGAGTTGCCCAGCTCGGTGTGATTGCCGGATGCGGCATGTTCTTCAGCTTCGCCAGCGCGTTCACGATGGTGCCGGCCGTGCTGTCGCTTGGCGGGGAGCCCTCCCCGCGCCCTCCCCGCAAGACGGCTGTGAGTCTGACGAACCTCGCGCACCTGCCGCTGCGCTACGCCGGTCCCATCCGCATCGCCGCCGTCGCCGCCGCGCTCGCCTCGCTGCTCACGCTCCCGTTCATCCGCTTCAACTACAACCTCCTGGACCTGCGCGACCCTGCCACCGAGTCGGTGCAGACGTTCGAGGACCTGCTGGCGCGGCCCGGCAGCACGCCCTGGATCATCGACGTCGTCACACCGTCGCTGGCGGAGGCGCGCGTGCTGGCTTCACGGATCGCGCAGCTCGAGGAGGTGGCCGCGGTCCGGACCATCGACGACTATGTTCCTGCGCAGCAGGAGGAGAAGCTCGAGACGCTGCAGACGGCCGAGTTCTTCCTGCTGCCCGAAGGCACTGCGCCGCAGAGCCGCAGCGTGGAGGAGCAGCGCCAGGCTCTGCAGAAGCTCGCCGAAGAGGCGGAGCGCACCTCCAGGGAGGCGAAGGACGCGGCGCTGGCTGGCGCCGCGCAGCGGCTGCACCAGACGCTGACGCGATTCTTGACGACGCTGGAGGCCGAGGCCTCGCCGGCCGCGGCTCTGGCGGGGCTGCACGCCAACCTTGTGGGATCGCTCCCCGAGCAGCTCCGCGACCTTCGCCTGCTGCTCAAGCCGCAGCGCGTGGTCGTCGAGGACCTGCCGGCCAATCTGGCATCGGAGCTGGTCGCGCCCAGCGGTCAGGCGCGCATTCAGGTCTTCGCGCGCGACGATCTCTCCGACAGCGCGGCGCTCGAGCGCTTCGTCGACCGGGTCCGTGAGGTCGCACCGCAGGCCACCGGCAGCGCCGTCTGGCAGGTCGAATGGGGCCGCGCGACGTGGCACGCGATGGTGCTCGCCCTCAGCATCGGGATCGTTTTGATGATCGCATTCCTCGTCGTGCTGTGGCGCAGCGTGTGGGACACGATCCTGGCCTTCTTTCCGCTGGCGCTGGCGATGCTGCTGACGTGCGCGAGCCTGGTCGTGCTAGGCCATCCGTTCAACTTCGGAAACGTGATCGTGCTGCCGATGCTCGTGGGCATGGGTGTGGACAACGGCATCCATCTCGTGCACCGGCACCGCACGCGGCCCGACGAGATCGACGTGCTGGCCAGCAGCACGGCACGTGCGGTGTTCTTCTCCGCGCTGACCACGATCCTGACCTTCGGCAGCCTCGGCTTCAGCTCCCACCGCGGCTCCGCTTCGATCGGCCAGCTGCTGGCGCTCGGCGTGTTCTGGACGCTGGTCTGCTACGTGGTCGTGCTGCCGGCCGTGCTGGAATGGGATGACCGGCGGCGATTGGCGCGCAAGGCCTGA
- a CDS encoding SgcJ/EcaC family oxidoreductase, whose amino-acid sequence MTKSLRVAFLALVLIAARSEQAAGFGAGGGVRSDVKGDAEIRKLYETFVADWNKHNVNGMADLWAVDGDHVEPDGNVAKGREEVRTLFTKQHGTVFSETTLDLKIAGVWFISNDVALVDGTYSVKGIIAPTGQKVPERRGLLTSVLMREGGKWWIAASRLMIPTTLPYKKDEAAAEQAEEPATRKQ is encoded by the coding sequence ATGACGAAGTCGCTGCGCGTTGCGTTTCTTGCCCTCGTCCTGATCGCCGCACGATCGGAGCAGGCTGCCGGCTTCGGCGCCGGCGGCGGCGTGCGCTCCGACGTCAAGGGCGACGCCGAGATTCGGAAGCTCTACGAGACGTTCGTCGCCGACTGGAACAAGCACAACGTCAACGGGATGGCCGACCTGTGGGCGGTCGATGGCGATCACGTCGAGCCCGACGGCAACGTCGCCAAGGGACGCGAGGAAGTCCGCACGCTGTTCACCAAGCAGCATGGCACCGTGTTCTCCGAGACCACGCTCGATCTGAAGATCGCGGGCGTGTGGTTCATCTCCAACGACGTCGCGCTGGTGGATGGCACCTACAGCGTCAAAGGCATCATCGCTCCTACGGGGCAGAAGGTTCCCGAGCGGCGTGGTCTGCTGACTTCGGTATTGATGCGCGAGGGCGGCAAGTGGTGGATCGCCGCCAGCCGGTTGATGATCCCGACCACGCTTCCGTACAAGAAGGACGAAGCCGCGGCCGAGCAGGCCGAGGAGCCTGCGACCAGAAAGCAGTAG
- a CDS encoding DUF4215 domain-containing protein: MSACIGAGLFAPGAAAAAFGDCSQPVTSGSQPTASDCLYILRTGVGLADCELCVCDTNGSFSISATDALVCLKVAVDQPVPLQCPSCVVSTSTTTTSTSSSSSSTTTIPFCGDGFLDFGEDCDDGDNFNGDGCSADCLLEGGTCEADVELLCDDTDTWDTLEEGSTDRVEFYGCDDWFESGREYTYVFLPDFAENVLVEVFSEAGVDHDVFVLLDDGLGCQPGNCIAYGDDEAQFVAAAGEIYYIVVDGFEGDAGAFTIDLSCL, translated from the coding sequence GTGTCTGCGTGCATCGGCGCCGGCCTTTTCGCGCCCGGCGCCGCCGCGGCCGCCTTCGGTGACTGCTCGCAACCCGTCACCAGCGGGAGTCAGCCGACCGCCTCCGATTGCCTCTACATACTGCGCACCGGCGTGGGCCTGGCCGACTGCGAGCTGTGCGTCTGCGATACCAACGGGTCCTTCTCCATCAGCGCCACCGATGCGCTGGTGTGCCTGAAGGTCGCGGTGGATCAGCCGGTGCCGCTCCAGTGCCCGAGCTGCGTCGTCAGCACCAGCACCACCACCACGAGCACCTCCTCGAGCTCGTCTTCGACGACCACCATCCCGTTCTGCGGCGACGGCTTCCTGGATTTCGGCGAAGACTGCGACGACGGCGACAATTTCAACGGCGACGGGTGCAGCGCCGACTGCCTGCTCGAAGGCGGCACGTGCGAGGCCGACGTGGAGCTGCTGTGCGACGATACCGACACCTGGGACACGCTCGAGGAAGGCTCGACCGATCGCGTCGAGTTCTACGGCTGCGATGACTGGTTCGAGAGCGGACGGGAGTACACGTACGTCTTCCTGCCCGACTTCGCGGAGAACGTGCTCGTCGAAGTCTTCTCCGAAGCCGGCGTCGATCATGACGTGTTCGTGCTTCTCGACGACGGGCTGGGTTGTCAGCCGGGCAACTGCATCGCGTACGGAGACGACGAGGCGCAGTTCGTCGCGGCGGCGGGGGAGATCTACTACATCGTCGTTGACGGCTTCGAGGGCGACGCTGGCGCCTTTACCATCGACCTGAGTTGCCTGTAG
- a CDS encoding choice-of-anchor L domain-containing protein, translating to MNTRWMRGRAAAASGMNAAALALAMLAPVHALAQFETTTTLPPTTTSTIPTPTTLPPTTSTTFIITTTTSTTSTTFFTPECEVPEGANLVVTDLTDGLTPNDLAAALVGAGVTVSNVTLTGAPIAAGRFADSAAATGIPTGVILSSGCAKSAAGPNDEDGYTVHLNEPGDADLSGLIGGAPTNDATVLEFDFVPDTDTIQVRYVFSSEEYNEYVNSSYNDVFGFFVNGVNKALLPDGVTVVSINNVNGGNPFGSNASNPAFFRNNDPNDPAATLDIEPDGLTVELVLTAVVNPQVTNHFKIAIADTGDRSLDSWIFLQTGSFTSVENCTNQRDDDGDDLVDANDPDCWICGNGRTDPGEGCDDGGIEPGDGCDPFCAVEAPQLCGNEEIDKGETCDDGNTSSGDGCDDHCQIEVPPSTCSNGCVEQGEECDDGNTATGDGCDAGCDVEQCYTCGVQSVTTTTIGATSAPEFPQCTGPSVCAPSVGASCDDGDLCTVGDSCGNGGTCGGDAVIIPAACRWVMVGGDPTRRVRARTRGQTEVAGDICGEETIIGETSTTTGDVVGMFATGNAVRIGPAAAISGDVVTAGGAVKGKPSGSILPDVAVDEIAGGATVAKGAGVYDTTGSHAQVAACNDAQADIDTAAALLDALPSTTDLGNVHISGGSSLTLAPGTTPGVVAGGLNVIDIERFTSGNEADLILDGGGNADTVYVVRVAKKFDLHFRGGLLLANGQQASKVIVYGKNKCKFGEEVTGSGTVICPEGKLLMEERTTWTGALLGGKQIVQLRDSGNLTHVPLQVGP from the coding sequence ATGAACACGCGCTGGATGCGCGGCCGTGCGGCCGCTGCCTCAGGCATGAACGCGGCGGCGCTCGCTCTTGCGATGCTCGCGCCCGTACACGCTCTCGCTCAATTCGAAACCACGACAACGCTGCCGCCGACGACGACGTCCACGATTCCGACGCCGACTACGCTGCCGCCGACGACGTCGACGACGTTCATCATCACGACGACGACGAGCACCACATCGACGACCTTCTTCACGCCGGAGTGCGAGGTGCCCGAGGGCGCCAACCTCGTCGTCACCGATCTGACCGATGGCCTGACCCCCAACGACCTTGCTGCCGCGCTGGTTGGCGCGGGCGTCACCGTCTCGAACGTCACGCTGACCGGCGCACCGATTGCCGCGGGACGCTTCGCCGACTCCGCCGCCGCCACCGGCATTCCCACCGGCGTCATCCTCAGCTCCGGATGCGCCAAATCGGCAGCCGGCCCCAACGATGAGGACGGCTACACGGTGCACCTGAACGAGCCCGGGGACGCCGACCTGTCGGGCCTGATCGGCGGCGCCCCGACCAACGATGCCACGGTGCTGGAGTTCGACTTCGTGCCCGACACCGACACGATCCAGGTGCGGTACGTGTTCAGCTCCGAGGAGTACAATGAGTACGTCAACTCGTCGTACAACGACGTGTTCGGCTTCTTCGTCAACGGCGTCAACAAGGCACTGCTGCCCGACGGGGTGACTGTCGTTTCGATCAACAACGTCAACGGCGGCAACCCCTTTGGCAGCAACGCGTCCAATCCTGCGTTCTTCCGCAACAATGATCCCAACGATCCCGCCGCCACGCTCGACATCGAGCCCGACGGCCTGACGGTGGAGCTGGTGCTCACGGCGGTGGTGAACCCGCAGGTGACCAACCACTTCAAGATCGCGATCGCCGACACCGGCGACCGTTCGCTCGACAGCTGGATCTTCCTGCAGACGGGCAGCTTCACCTCGGTCGAGAACTGCACGAACCAGCGCGACGACGACGGCGACGATCTCGTCGACGCCAACGACCCGGACTGCTGGATCTGCGGCAACGGTCGCACCGATCCGGGCGAAGGCTGCGACGACGGCGGCATCGAGCCGGGCGATGGCTGCGATCCCTTCTGCGCCGTCGAGGCGCCGCAGCTGTGCGGCAACGAGGAGATCGACAAGGGCGAGACTTGCGACGACGGCAACACCAGCTCGGGCGACGGCTGCGACGACCACTGCCAGATCGAGGTGCCGCCGTCGACGTGCTCCAACGGCTGCGTCGAGCAGGGCGAGGAATGCGACGACGGCAACACCGCCACCGGCGACGGCTGTGATGCCGGCTGCGACGTGGAGCAGTGCTACACGTGCGGCGTGCAGAGCGTGACGACGACGACCATCGGGGCCACGTCCGCTCCCGAGTTCCCGCAGTGCACCGGCCCGTCCGTGTGCGCACCCAGCGTCGGCGCGTCCTGCGATGACGGCGACCTCTGCACCGTCGGCGACAGCTGCGGCAACGGCGGCACCTGCGGTGGCGATGCCGTCATCATTCCAGCGGCGTGCCGCTGGGTGATGGTGGGTGGCGATCCGACGCGGCGAGTGCGCGCACGCACGCGCGGCCAGACGGAAGTCGCCGGCGACATCTGCGGCGAGGAAACGATCATCGGCGAGACCTCGACGACCACCGGCGACGTGGTCGGCATGTTCGCGACCGGCAATGCCGTCCGCATCGGACCGGCCGCCGCCATCAGCGGCGATGTCGTCACCGCCGGCGGCGCGGTGAAGGGCAAGCCCTCGGGCTCCATCCTGCCCGACGTGGCGGTCGACGAGATCGCCGGCGGCGCCACCGTGGCCAAAGGCGCCGGCGTCTATGACACCACCGGCTCGCACGCGCAGGTCGCGGCCTGCAATGATGCGCAGGCAGACATCGACACGGCGGCCGCGCTCCTCGATGCGCTGCCCTCGACGACCGACCTCGGCAATGTCCACATCAGCGGCGGCTCCTCGCTGACGCTGGCGCCGGGCACGACGCCGGGCGTGGTGGCGGGCGGCCTGAACGTGATCGACATCGAGCGCTTCACCAGCGGCAACGAGGCCGATCTGATCCTGGACGGCGGCGGCAACGCCGACACGGTCTACGTCGTGCGCGTGGCCAAGAAGTTCGACCTGCACTTCCGCGGCGGACTGCTGCTGGCCAACGGACAGCAGGCCAGCAAGGTGATCGTCTACGGCAAGAACAAGTGTAAGTTCGGCGAAGAGGTAACCGGCTCCGGTACGGTGATCTGCCCCGAGGGCAAGCTGCTCATGGAAGAGCGCACCACCTGGACCGGCGCCCTGCTGGGCGGCAAGCAGATCGTCCAGCTGCGAGACAGCGGCAACCTGACCCACGTCCCGCTGCAAGTCGGACCGTAA
- a CDS encoding ATP-binding protein, which produces MNRGRILHFEDNASDAFLIGHWLSAGGIDADVTLASDADSYRSCLTSGEYDLVLADSSVPGMAPLEALHLARQLQPDAPFVCLSGSAEENNVKAMLAAGAADYVLKDHEWRLIAVAQRELRVGQDKREQRRMSDHMRATRRLVRAVQDLASAPSLASVATIVRSAAREIAAADGATFVLREGDYCHYLAEDAVAPLWKGSRFPITSCISGWSMLRGQPAMIEDVLDDARVLPEVYRPTFVKSLLMLPIRRTSPVGAIGVYWARRHRAEPHETELLQALAETVAMAMENTSARSELEQRLQDRSRQLEVVQRELDAFSSAVCAQLQAPLQAIRAATEIVGGDAADYRARLEQARVTGESMERLVAKMLELAKISRAPLHARHVDLAAIARSVVEDLRTKHPDRLVNVEVDETMPAVCDADLLATVFENLLDNAWKYAGNAASPHIRIGCEMQYDGSKAYFVRDNGVGFDMKQAGRLFAPFERLHDAREFPGDGTGLAVVQRIIHKHGGRLWARASFGNGATFYFTIADPVSAPSMV; this is translated from the coding sequence ATGAACCGTGGTCGAATTCTGCATTTCGAGGACAACGCCAGCGACGCCTTTTTGATCGGCCATTGGCTGAGCGCCGGCGGCATCGATGCCGACGTCACGCTCGCCTCCGACGCCGACTCCTACCGCAGCTGTCTGACGAGCGGCGAATACGACCTCGTCCTGGCCGACAGCAGCGTTCCTGGAATGGCGCCTCTGGAAGCCCTGCACCTGGCCCGCCAGCTGCAGCCGGATGCCCCTTTCGTCTGCCTGTCGGGCTCGGCCGAGGAGAACAACGTCAAGGCGATGCTGGCGGCCGGCGCCGCCGACTACGTCCTGAAGGACCACGAGTGGCGGCTGATCGCGGTGGCACAGCGCGAGCTGCGTGTCGGGCAGGACAAGCGCGAGCAGCGCCGCATGAGCGATCACATGCGCGCCACCCGGCGCCTGGTGCGCGCGGTGCAAGACCTGGCCTCCGCCCCCAGCCTCGCATCGGTTGCCACGATCGTGCGCAGCGCGGCGCGCGAGATCGCGGCCGCCGACGGCGCCACCTTCGTCCTGCGCGAGGGCGACTACTGCCACTACCTCGCCGAGGATGCCGTTGCGCCACTGTGGAAAGGCAGTCGCTTCCCCATCACCAGCTGCATCAGCGGCTGGAGCATGCTGCGGGGCCAGCCCGCGATGATCGAGGACGTTCTGGACGATGCGCGTGTGCTGCCGGAGGTCTATAGGCCGACGTTCGTCAAGAGCCTGCTCATGTTGCCGATCCGGCGCACCAGTCCGGTCGGCGCGATCGGCGTCTACTGGGCGCGCAGGCATCGCGCCGAGCCTCACGAGACCGAGCTGCTCCAGGCGCTGGCGGAGACCGTGGCGATGGCCATGGAGAACACTTCCGCGCGCAGCGAGCTCGAGCAGCGGCTGCAGGACCGGTCGCGTCAGCTCGAGGTCGTCCAGCGTGAGCTGGACGCGTTCTCGAGCGCGGTGTGTGCGCAGCTGCAGGCGCCGCTGCAGGCGATTCGCGCGGCCACGGAAATCGTTGGCGGCGATGCCGCCGATTACCGTGCGCGGCTCGAGCAGGCGCGCGTCACCGGCGAAAGCATGGAGCGCCTCGTCGCGAAGATGCTCGAGCTGGCCAAGATCAGCCGGGCACCGCTGCACGCGCGTCACGTCGACCTGGCGGCGATCGCCCGCAGCGTCGTCGAGGATCTGCGCACGAAGCATCCCGACCGACTCGTGAACGTCGAGGTCGACGAGACGATGCCCGCGGTGTGCGACGCGGATCTGCTGGCGACCGTGTTCGAGAACCTGCTCGACAACGCGTGGAAGTACGCCGGCAACGCGGCGTCGCCGCACATCCGGATCGGCTGCGAGATGCAGTACGACGGCAGCAAGGCCTACTTCGTCCGTGACAACGGCGTCGGCTTCGACATGAAGCAGGCCGGACGGCTGTTCGCGCCGTTCGAACGCCTGCACGATGCGCGCGAGTTCCCCGGCGACGGCACCGGCCTGGCAGTCGTGCAGCGGATCATTCACAAGCACGGCGGGCGGCTGTGGGCGCGCGCCAGTTTCGGCAACGGCGCCACGTTCTACTTCACCATCGCCGATCCCGTGTCGGCACCATCGATGGTCTGA
- a CDS encoding ACP S-malonyltransferase, whose amino-acid sequence MTTAVAFVFPGQGCQRLGMGRDFVEAFAESARVFEEASDASGLDLAAICFADETRLALTEFQQPAILTVEIAMCEALRSHFGVHPTLFGGHSLGEYAALVAAGALALGDAVRLVRLRGRLMQEAVAPGEGAMTAILQRDLDVEALAELVAPMNVDIANHNAPDQAVISGTAGDVARAVEAVRQHPSWKARTIALRVSAPFHSRYMQPVAEPLAEALAELPLTNASKATSVLSNTSGGFHTGSRPALEDALTRQVTATVQWVANMRALLGRDARILEVGPGRPLRGFFASVGTTIASVNSVSAAEETASQVHGADHS is encoded by the coding sequence ATGACGACTGCCGTCGCTTTCGTGTTCCCCGGCCAGGGCTGCCAGCGCCTCGGCATGGGCCGCGACTTCGTCGAAGCCTTCGCCGAGTCCGCACGCGTGTTCGAGGAAGCTTCCGACGCCAGCGGGCTCGACCTCGCCGCGATCTGCTTCGCCGATGAGACGAGGCTGGCGCTGACCGAGTTCCAGCAGCCGGCCATTCTCACCGTCGAGATCGCCATGTGCGAAGCGCTGCGCTCGCACTTCGGCGTCCATCCCACACTCTTCGGCGGCCACAGCCTCGGCGAATATGCGGCGCTCGTGGCCGCCGGCGCGCTCGCGCTCGGCGATGCGGTTCGGCTGGTGCGCCTGCGCGGCCGCCTGATGCAGGAAGCGGTGGCGCCGGGCGAGGGAGCCATGACGGCGATCTTGCAGCGCGATCTCGACGTCGAGGCGCTGGCCGAGCTCGTCGCGCCCATGAATGTGGACATCGCCAACCACAATGCGCCGGATCAGGCCGTCATCAGCGGCACGGCCGGCGACGTCGCGCGAGCGGTGGAGGCAGTGCGGCAGCACCCGTCGTGGAAGGCCAGGACGATCGCGCTGCGCGTCTCGGCGCCCTTCCACTCGCGCTACATGCAGCCCGTGGCCGAACCGCTGGCGGAGGCGCTGGCGGAGCTGCCGCTTACGAACGCGTCCAAAGCCACCTCCGTCCTGTCCAATACGAGCGGCGGTTTTCACACGGGATCACGCCCGGCGCTCGAGGACGCGCTGACGCGCCAGGTGACGGCCACGGTGCAGTGGGTCGCCAACATGCGAGCGCTGCTCGGACGCGACGCGCGCATTCTCGAGGTGGGCCCGGGCCGACCGCTGCGGGGTTTTTTCGCGTCCGTAGGCACGACCATCGCGTCAGTGAACTCGGTGTCAGCAGCCGAAGAGACCGCATCGCAGGTCCACGGCGCGGACCATTCCTGA
- the argH gene encoding argininosuccinate lyase: MAKKKTAASKNRTTRSTGTAAVADMPAAPADATNRSWGGRFDAAPDTAMQGFTASIGFDRRLYRYDIRGSVAHANMLAAVGLLTKAEARKIEIGLRKIEADIDAGRFVFDVADEDIHMAIERQLTAAIGDAGAKLHTARSRNDQSVTDLRLYVKDALTQIDGAIDDLQRALLEVALANESAVLPGYTHMQRAQPVLLAHHLLAYYEMLSRDRQRFAAARDRADVLPLGAGAIAGTTLPIDREHVARELGFARVAENSMDAVADRDFVIEPLAAAATLFSHLSRLSAEIVLWATSEYGFVRLHDAFSTGSSMMPQKKNPDIAELVRGKTGRVYGNLVSVLTAVKGLPLTYNFDLQEDKEPLFDSVDTTLSCLTILAAMVRSLTFVEDTMRTAASDPMLLATDLAEILVARGMPFRQAHAVVGKIVRHCLDSGKALTELDSRELAAFSPLLGADADRRAGETVAQLLTLDRSVARRASLGGTSPALVKRRLRTLARRHGVRTP, from the coding sequence GTGGCCAAGAAGAAGACAGCGGCTTCCAAGAACCGTACGACCAGATCCACAGGCACCGCCGCCGTCGCGGACATGCCCGCTGCCCCCGCCGACGCCACCAACCGTTCGTGGGGCGGCCGCTTCGACGCCGCGCCCGATACGGCGATGCAAGGCTTCACCGCATCGATCGGCTTCGACCGCCGGCTGTATCGCTACGACATCCGCGGCAGCGTCGCGCATGCGAACATGCTGGCAGCCGTCGGGCTGCTCACCAAGGCAGAGGCGCGCAAGATCGAGATCGGCCTTCGCAAGATCGAAGCCGACATCGACGCCGGACGTTTCGTCTTCGACGTTGCCGACGAGGACATCCACATGGCGATCGAGCGCCAGCTCACCGCCGCCATCGGCGATGCGGGCGCCAAGCTGCATACTGCGCGGTCGCGCAACGATCAGAGCGTCACGGACCTGCGACTCTACGTGAAGGACGCGTTGACTCAGATCGACGGCGCCATCGACGATCTGCAGCGTGCGCTGCTGGAAGTCGCACTGGCCAACGAGTCGGCGGTGCTGCCCGGCTACACGCACATGCAGCGAGCGCAGCCCGTGCTGCTCGCCCACCATCTGCTGGCTTATTACGAAATGCTCTCGCGCGACCGCCAGCGCTTTGCCGCCGCCCGCGACCGTGCCGACGTGCTGCCGCTCGGCGCCGGTGCCATCGCCGGCACGACGCTGCCGATCGATCGCGAGCACGTCGCACGCGAACTCGGCTTCGCGCGCGTCGCCGAGAACAGCATGGACGCGGTGGCCGATCGGGACTTCGTCATCGAGCCGCTGGCGGCGGCGGCAACGCTCTTCAGCCACCTTTCGCGGCTGTCGGCCGAGATCGTGCTGTGGGCGACCAGCGAGTACGGCTTCGTGCGCCTGCACGACGCATTCTCCACCGGCAGCTCGATGATGCCGCAGAAGAAGAACCCCGACATTGCCGAGCTGGTGCGCGGCAAGACCGGGCGCGTCTACGGAAACCTCGTGTCGGTGCTGACGGCGGTCAAAGGGCTGCCGCTGACATACAACTTCGACCTGCAGGAGGACAAGGAGCCGCTCTTCGACAGCGTCGACACGACTCTTTCTTGCCTGACCATCCTTGCAGCGATGGTGCGCTCGCTGACTTTCGTCGAGGACACGATGCGGACTGCGGCATCCGATCCGATGCTGCTCGCGACCGACCTTGCCGAAATCCTCGTCGCGCGCGGCATGCCGTTTCGGCAGGCGCACGCGGTGGTGGGAAAGATCGTTCGCCACTGCCTCGACAGCGGCAAGGCGCTGACCGAGCTCGACTCGCGCGAGCTTGCGGCATTCTCGCCCTTGCTCGGTGCCGATGCCGATCGGCGCGCCGGGGAGACCGTGGCCCAGCTGCTGACGCTCGACCGCAGCGTCGCGCGCCGCGCTTCGCTCGGCGGCACCTCGCCGGCACTGGTCAAGCGACGACTGCGGACGCTGGCCAGGCGCCATGGAGTGCGCACGCCATGA